Proteins from a single region of Poseidonibacter antarcticus:
- a CDS encoding Ppx/GppA phosphatase family protein, with protein MSKVTTIIDIGSNSMRMVVLQKSSRFAFNLINETKSRVKISEGCYENNGNLQEIPMQRAYESMKSFLNISQSLKSRKVICVATSALRDAPNAKSFLSRIKKDFGLSIKVIDGEKEAYYGGVAALNLIHDDSFVTVDIGGGSTEFCFVKDKNIVKSISLNIGTVRIKELFFNKNDIDGARAYIIDSLRKIFEHNVEIPDTIVGIGGSIRSISKIIMQRNEYPLDILHGYKYKVSNEESFLDEIINAKDNDELKSLGVKKDRFDTIKEGTFIFKTILDELNISKVITSGAGVREGVYLSDLLRTSNCKFPSNFNVSVRSLLDRFQIDPKQSAYMGINASKIFEVLKPIHNLEDKYKTYLVIASKLHSIGSTLNFYKSNDNAFDFILNGLSYDFMHTTRVIIAHIIKFSKKSLPSKKDILIYEELLPDIEVMRWLSFMISLNILTNLDLSRPKINYTLDEDTNSLTLELENNTFLINSNIEKLELPKEFNLSIL; from the coding sequence ATGTCTAAAGTCACAACTATTATAGATATTGGGTCCAACTCAATGCGTATGGTTGTTTTACAAAAAAGTAGTAGATTTGCATTTAATTTAATAAATGAAACGAAAAGTAGGGTGAAAATTTCTGAAGGCTGTTACGAAAATAACGGAAACCTTCAAGAAATTCCTATGCAACGTGCTTATGAATCTATGAAATCTTTTTTAAATATATCCCAATCGCTAAAATCAAGAAAAGTAATTTGTGTTGCTACATCAGCCCTAAGAGATGCTCCTAATGCTAAATCATTTTTATCTAGAATAAAAAAAGATTTTGGTTTAAGTATAAAAGTTATTGATGGAGAGAAAGAAGCATATTATGGTGGCGTTGCTGCTTTAAATCTTATTCACGATGATAGTTTTGTAACAGTTGATATTGGTGGTGGTTCTACAGAGTTTTGTTTTGTAAAAGATAAAAATATTGTAAAATCTATATCTTTAAATATTGGTACTGTACGTATTAAAGAATTATTCTTTAATAAGAATGATATTGATGGTGCAAGAGCATATATAATAGATAGTTTAAGAAAGATTTTTGAACATAATGTAGAAATTCCTGATACAATTGTTGGTATTGGTGGAAGTATTAGATCTATTTCAAAAATAATTATGCAAAGAAATGAATATCCTTTAGATATTTTACATGGATATAAATATAAAGTTTCAAATGAAGAGAGTTTTTTAGATGAAATCATTAACGCAAAAGATAATGATGAGTTAAAATCACTTGGTGTGAAAAAAGATAGATTTGATACTATAAAAGAAGGTACATTTATTTTTAAAACAATTTTAGATGAATTAAATATTTCAAAAGTAATCACATCGGGTGCTGGTGTACGCGAGGGTGTTTATTTAAGTGATTTATTAAGAACTTCAAATTGTAAATTTCCTTCTAATTTTAATGTAAGTGTAAGATCATTACTTGATAGATTTCAAATCGATCCTAAACAAAGTGCATATATGGGGATTAATGCTTCGAAAATATTTGAAGTATTAAAACCTATTCATAATTTAGAAGATAAATATAAAACGTATTTGGTAATTGCTTCTAAACTTCACTCAATTGGTTCAACTTTAAATTTTTACAAATCAAATGATAATGCATTTGATTTTATTTTAAATGGTTTATCTTATGATTTTATGCATACAACAAGAGTTATAATCGCACATATAATTAAGTTTTCTAAAAAATCATTACCTTCAAAAAAAGATATATTAATTTATGAAGAATTACTTCCTGATATTGAAGTTATGAGATGGTTGTCTTTTATGATTTCTTTAAATATATTAACAAATTTAGATTTATCTAGACCAAAGATTAATTATACTTTAGATGAAGATACAAATTCATTAACATTAGAACTTGAAAATAATACTTTTTTAATTAATTCAAATATTGAAAAATTAGAATTACCAAAAGAGTTTAACCTAAGTATTTTATAA